One stretch of Cohnella algarum DNA includes these proteins:
- a CDS encoding TnpV protein encodes MELTYTPQGDYLLPNLTLSEAETTIGKYGMMRKTFLKTERKGMYAHLMLSEQLNQHLADIDRTAREQIERTIQELLTSHPAPDKSSDPLAWTGHMNNLKLQAEELILTELIYH; translated from the coding sequence ACTGACCTATACGCCGCAAGGGGATTATCTATTGCCCAATCTGACGCTGAGCGAAGCGGAGACGACGATCGGGAAGTACGGGATGATGCGCAAGACGTTTCTGAAAACCGAGCGGAAGGGCATGTACGCCCATCTGATGTTGTCGGAGCAGTTGAACCAGCATCTGGCGGACATCGATCGGACAGCGAGGGAACAGATCGAGAGGACGATACAGGAATTGCTCACGTCTCACCCGGCTCCGGACAAGTCGAGCGATCCGCTAGCTTGGACGGGACACATGAACAACCTGAAGCTGCAGGCGGAGGAACTGATTCTCACGGAACTGATTTATCATTAA
- a CDS encoding helicase-related protein, translated as MNPEIRLRRHQVNAVARALYGGNSLFAHCVGAGKTFAMTAAAMESKHLGLCNKSMLVVPNHLTEQWAAEFLQLYPSANILVATKKDFETKNRKTFCARIATGDYDAIIIGHSQFEKIPISMERQRQQLYEQISEITSGIRELKEARGERYAIKQLEKTKKTLQTKLEKLNDTSRKDDVVTFEELGVDRLFVDEADSYKNLFLYTKMRNVAGLSQTEAQKSSDMFAKCRYLDELTGGRGIIFATGTPISNSITEMYTMQRYLQYERLKRQGLQHFDAWASTFGETVTAIELAPEGTGYRAKTRFARFYNLPELMNMFKEVADIQTADMLQLPVPKAHFHNVAVPPSDFQRDMVADLARRAERVRAKEVEPHEDNMLTITNDGRKLALDQRLANPLLPDDEGSKVSACADNVFRYWEEHQETRLTQLVFCDLSIPKQDGTFNVYDELRRKLMEKGVPADEIAFIHDANTEIKKKELFAKVRSGQVRILLGSTFKMGAGTNVQTKLIALHDLDCPWRPRDLEQRSGRIIRQGNQNSEVHIFRYVTENTFDAYLYQTLENKQRFISQIMTSKSPVRSAEDIDETALSYAEVKALATGNPYIKEKMDLDIQVSKLKLLKANHLSQRYALEDRLLKVLPQQIKSTEERIAGYEQDVALYTRSLASEADGADKFPGMTVKDYTYSERAAAGAALLDACKGMTSPDPQAAGSYLGFSLWLSFDSFHKEYKVTLRGALGHTVTLGADAGGNISRINNALSDLPVKLEHAREQLATLRQQMETAKEQIAAPFEKEQELQTKAARLAELNALLNMDKRENEAVDSVPDDEPEAPERRVVGRER; from the coding sequence ATGAACCCGGAAATCCGGCTTCGCCGGCATCAAGTCAATGCGGTTGCCCGTGCATTGTACGGCGGCAACTCCCTCTTCGCCCACTGCGTCGGCGCGGGCAAAACATTCGCCATGACCGCCGCAGCGATGGAGAGCAAGCATCTAGGGTTGTGCAACAAAAGCATGCTGGTCGTTCCGAACCATCTGACTGAACAGTGGGCGGCGGAGTTTTTGCAGCTTTATCCGTCCGCGAATATTTTAGTGGCGACCAAAAAGGACTTTGAAACGAAAAACCGCAAAACGTTTTGCGCGCGGATCGCCACCGGTGATTATGACGCGATCATTATCGGCCATTCGCAGTTCGAAAAAATACCGATTTCTATGGAACGTCAGCGGCAGCAGCTGTATGAGCAGATTTCGGAAATTACAAGCGGCATCCGGGAACTCAAGGAAGCCAGAGGCGAGCGCTATGCGATCAAGCAGCTTGAAAAAACGAAAAAGACGCTGCAAACCAAGCTGGAGAAGCTGAACGACACCAGCCGCAAGGATGATGTCGTGACCTTCGAGGAACTGGGCGTAGACCGTCTATTCGTGGACGAAGCCGACTCGTACAAAAACCTGTTTCTTTATACGAAAATGCGCAATGTGGCCGGACTGTCGCAAACCGAAGCACAAAAGTCGTCGGACATGTTTGCCAAATGCCGCTATCTGGACGAACTGACCGGAGGCCGGGGCATCATCTTTGCGACGGGGACGCCGATCTCCAACTCCATCACTGAGATGTATACGATGCAACGCTATTTGCAATACGAGCGGCTCAAGCGGCAGGGATTGCAGCATTTTGACGCTTGGGCTTCGACATTTGGCGAAACCGTCACCGCGATCGAGCTTGCGCCGGAAGGAACGGGCTATCGGGCGAAAACCCGGTTTGCCCGTTTTTACAATTTGCCGGAACTGATGAATATGTTCAAAGAAGTGGCCGATATCCAGACGGCTGACATGCTCCAGCTTCCTGTGCCGAAAGCCCACTTCCATAATGTGGCCGTGCCGCCGAGCGACTTTCAGCGCGACATGGTTGCGGATCTTGCCCGCCGCGCCGAACGGGTGCGGGCGAAGGAAGTGGAGCCGCATGAGGACAATATGCTGACGATCACCAATGACGGACGCAAACTGGCGCTCGATCAGCGGCTGGCTAATCCCCTGCTTCCCGACGATGAAGGCAGCAAAGTCAGCGCCTGCGCGGACAATGTCTTCCGGTATTGGGAGGAACATCAGGAGACGCGGTTGACCCAGTTGGTGTTTTGCGATTTGTCCATTCCGAAACAGGATGGTACCTTCAATGTGTACGACGAGCTGCGGCGCAAGCTGATGGAGAAAGGTGTCCCGGCTGACGAAATCGCCTTTATTCACGACGCTAATACCGAGATCAAGAAAAAGGAATTGTTCGCCAAAGTACGCAGCGGACAGGTTCGGATACTGCTTGGATCGACATTCAAAATGGGCGCGGGAACGAATGTACAAACGAAGCTGATTGCCCTTCACGACCTCGACTGCCCTTGGCGTCCGCGCGACCTGGAGCAGCGCAGCGGGCGCATTATCCGGCAAGGCAATCAGAACAGCGAGGTGCATATTTTTCGCTATGTGACGGAGAACACGTTCGACGCGTATTTGTACCAGACACTCGAAAACAAGCAGCGCTTCATTTCGCAGATCATGACCAGCAAATCGCCTGTCCGTTCCGCCGAGGATATTGACGAGACGGCTCTCTCCTATGCCGAGGTGAAGGCGCTGGCGACCGGCAACCCGTACATCAAAGAGAAAATGGACCTGGACATTCAGGTATCCAAATTGAAGCTGCTCAAAGCCAACCACTTGAGCCAGCGCTATGCGCTGGAGGACCGGCTGCTCAAAGTGCTGCCGCAGCAAATCAAGTCCACGGAGGAACGAATTGCCGGCTATGAACAGGACGTTGCTTTGTATACACGTTCTCTGGCATCCGAGGCGGATGGGGCAGATAAATTCCCCGGCATGACGGTCAAGGATTACACCTATTCGGAGAGGGCGGCGGCGGGCGCGGCTTTGCTCGACGCATGCAAGGGCATGACGTCGCCCGATCCGCAAGCAGCGGGAAGCTATCTTGGCTTTTCCTTGTGGCTGTCCTTTGACAGCTTCCATAAGGAGTACAAGGTCACGCTGCGCGGCGCCCTGGGTCATACGGTGACGCTCGGAGCGGATGCAGGCGGCAACATAAGCCGCATCAACAATGCCTTGTCCGACTTGCCTGTAAAGCTGGAGCATGCCCGTGAGCAGCTTGCCACCTTGCGGCAGCAAATGGAAACGGCGAAGGAACAAATCGCGGCTCCATTTGAGAAGGAGCAGGAACTGCAAACGAAAGCGGCGCGGCTTGCGGAATTGAATGCGCTGCTCAACATGGACAAACGGGAAAACGAAGCCGTGGACAGCGTGCCTGACGATGAACCGGAAGCGCCGGAACGGCGGGTGGTGGGCCGTGAGCGATAA
- a CDS encoding DUF3991 and TOPRIM domain-containing protein encodes MIDYCLETGRLYESRRYHNAVFVGFDQDGTPRYAAIRGTTSTRYMGEVAGSDKRYSFSIPASENSTELHLFESAIDLLSYCTLKHLAGRDWRQAHKLSLAGIYRPRTNGEDSTPPSALTHYLQCFPQVNRLVLHLDNDEPGRLAAATIQRLLSPALLISDEPPKFGKDVNNELMEFRRRRGEPSR; translated from the coding sequence GTGATCGACTACTGTCTGGAAACGGGAAGGTTGTATGAAAGCCGCCGCTACCACAACGCGGTATTCGTCGGTTTTGACCAAGATGGGACGCCGCGCTATGCGGCGATACGCGGTACGACAAGCACCCGTTATATGGGAGAAGTTGCCGGCAGCGACAAGCGGTATTCATTTTCCATTCCGGCCTCGGAAAACAGTACGGAACTGCATCTGTTTGAGAGCGCCATTGATCTCTTATCCTACTGTACGCTGAAACATCTCGCCGGCCGGGATTGGCGGCAGGCGCATAAGCTGTCGCTGGCCGGAATATACAGGCCCAGGACAAATGGGGAGGACTCTACTCCCCCGTCTGCCCTAACGCATTACTTGCAGTGCTTTCCCCAAGTAAATCGACTTGTTCTGCACCTGGATAATGATGAGCCGGGGCGATTGGCGGCAGCCACGATACAGAGGCTCCTCTCCCCCGCCCTTCTCATATCCGATGAGCCGCCTAAGTTCGGAAAGGATGTAAACAACGAATTGATGGAATTCCGAAGAAGACGCGGTGAACCATCCCGATAG
- a CDS encoding type II toxin-antitoxin system Phd/YefM family antitoxin, translated as MIIKPSASIRQNYNEIADLCKSSGEPVYLTKNGEGDLVVMDIETFSRREKMLKLREELLAVQEDRLAGRVGVTPDELDAYLEGIIDEVQHGKDAPL; from the coding sequence ATGATTATCAAGCCTTCCGCCAGTATCCGGCAAAACTATAATGAAATCGCCGATCTATGCAAATCGTCCGGGGAACCGGTGTATCTGACCAAGAACGGTGAAGGCGATCTCGTCGTGATGGACATTGAGACGTTTTCCCGTCGCGAGAAGATGTTAAAGCTGCGCGAAGAACTGCTCGCTGTGCAAGAGGATCGTTTGGCGGGCCGTGTTGGTGTGACGCCGGATGAACTGGACGCTTACCTGGAGGGCATTATAGACGAGGTTCAGCATGGAAAAGATGCCCCGTTATAA
- a CDS encoding type II toxin-antitoxin system RelE/ParE family toxin, with amino-acid sequence MEKMPRYKIIVSDRARQMLAVHVRFLAEKNPDAARKTKNELLQAIRSLAKMPERYPFLEAEFIPSNKYHKMFVEKWYLVLYQIQDEIVYVDFIVDCRQDYRWLVR; translated from the coding sequence ATGGAAAAGATGCCCCGTTATAAGATCATCGTTTCCGATCGCGCCCGCCAAATGCTGGCGGTTCATGTGCGATTCCTTGCGGAAAAAAATCCGGATGCGGCGCGAAAAACGAAAAACGAATTGCTGCAAGCGATACGTTCCTTGGCGAAAATGCCGGAACGCTATCCTTTTCTGGAAGCTGAATTTATTCCGTCAAACAAGTATCACAAGATGTTCGTGGAAAAATGGTATCTGGTGTTGTATCAGATTCAGGATGAAATCGTGTATGTCGATTTCATTGTAGACTGCCGCCAGGATTACCGCTGGTTGGTGCGATAA
- a CDS encoding plasmid mobilization protein, with amino-acid sequence MNGIFQRRQKPFSIFIKTILLKKEAKAMRKRGIRIQVWVNNEEDARLQTNAKKSGLSREGYLRSLINGYIPKALPPPDYYAMMRQLHAIGNNLNQLAAKAHATGHLDRATFQREADQLRRAVQQIQQAVTAPERRTEQATPNVHPP; translated from the coding sequence ATGAACGGTATTTTTCAGAGACGGCAGAAGCCATTTAGCATTTTTATTAAGACCATTCTTTTGAAGAAAGAAGCGAAAGCGATGAGAAAACGAGGGATTCGCATTCAGGTATGGGTGAACAATGAAGAAGACGCAAGACTCCAAACCAATGCGAAAAAATCCGGACTTTCACGGGAAGGTTATCTCCGTTCCTTGATCAATGGCTATATCCCGAAGGCGCTGCCGCCACCGGATTATTACGCGATGATGCGCCAGCTTCACGCCATTGGCAACAATCTTAATCAACTGGCGGCGAAAGCACATGCGACAGGCCATCTGGATCGGGCCACTTTTCAGCGGGAGGCCGATCAGTTGCGCCGCGCCGTCCAACAGATTCAACAGGCCGTGACTGCGCCGGAACGAAGAACCGAGCAAGCGACTCCAAATGTGCATCCGCCGTAA
- a CDS encoding relaxase/mobilization nuclease domain-containing protein, whose translation MATTAIWDVTDRLKRVIDYATNPDKTAQDRAEKNEGLRQVLEYAKADVKTERQLYVSGINCDPLTAYEQMQRTKRQFQKMDGIVAFHGYQAFAPGETTPEMAHTIGVKLAQELWGDRFEVVVSTHLDKEHLHNHFVLNSVSFIDGKRYYDNKASYALLRRTSDRLCREHALSVIEQPEPGKAKHYGEWKADQEGKPTWRGLIRTDVDQAIAASMTWTQFIAALQKQGYEVKTTVKHMAVRPPGKERFVRLRSLGDDYTEDALKKRILRNRIPRKSQPLPMPRRRRAVCKGTLRSGRKFSGLQALYLRYLYEMGILPHFRASVRRTPFLLREDLRHLAVITAQTKLLCQHRISSKDQLLDYVSVTRQEMRLLYGERKALYNRLRRCKEKSQIVAYKEQIAVLSKRLATLRKEVKLCAGILARSGEMMTKLHGDKQNQPLRREDSIHEQWSRGGRSGRQHESAGHRGNGQDFRRRR comes from the coding sequence ATGGCGACGACGGCAATATGGGATGTCACCGACCGATTGAAGCGCGTGATTGATTACGCCACCAATCCCGACAAAACAGCGCAAGATCGCGCCGAGAAGAATGAAGGCTTGCGGCAGGTGCTGGAATATGCAAAAGCGGATGTCAAAACGGAAAGGCAGCTTTATGTGAGCGGCATCAATTGCGACCCGCTCACCGCATACGAGCAAATGCAGCGCACCAAGCGTCAATTTCAAAAGATGGATGGCATCGTCGCGTTTCACGGATACCAAGCGTTTGCACCCGGCGAAACGACGCCGGAAATGGCGCACACCATCGGCGTCAAGCTGGCACAGGAGCTATGGGGAGATCGCTTTGAAGTCGTCGTATCGACACATTTGGACAAAGAGCATTTGCACAATCACTTTGTGCTGAACTCCGTCTCCTTTATCGACGGTAAAAGGTACTACGACAACAAAGCTTCCTACGCCCTTCTGCGGAGAACATCCGACCGGTTATGCCGGGAACATGCATTGTCAGTAATTGAGCAGCCCGAGCCGGGCAAGGCCAAACACTACGGAGAATGGAAAGCAGATCAGGAAGGAAAGCCGACTTGGCGAGGATTGATTCGAACCGATGTAGATCAGGCGATTGCGGCATCGATGACATGGACCCAGTTTATCGCCGCGTTGCAGAAGCAAGGCTATGAAGTGAAAACGACCGTGAAGCATATGGCGGTGCGTCCACCCGGTAAAGAACGTTTCGTTCGTTTGCGCAGCTTGGGAGACGACTATACTGAAGATGCTCTGAAAAAGCGGATTTTGCGAAACCGCATTCCCCGTAAATCACAGCCTTTGCCAATGCCGCGACGCAGGCGCGCCGTTTGCAAAGGAACGCTTCGATCCGGCAGGAAGTTCAGCGGCTTGCAAGCATTGTACCTGCGCTATTTATATGAGATGGGCATACTGCCTCATTTTCGCGCGTCCGTGAGAAGGACGCCTTTTTTATTGCGGGAAGACTTGCGGCATTTGGCGGTTATTACCGCGCAGACCAAGCTGCTCTGTCAGCACCGTATTTCCAGCAAGGATCAGCTTTTGGACTATGTATCTGTCACCCGGCAAGAGATGCGCTTGCTTTACGGCGAGCGCAAAGCGCTGTACAACCGCCTCCGCCGCTGCAAGGAGAAAAGCCAGATCGTCGCTTACAAGGAGCAAATAGCCGTACTATCCAAGCGGCTTGCCACGCTCAGAAAGGAGGTGAAGCTGTGTGCGGGCATCCTTGCCCGATCCGGTGAAATGATGACTAAACTACATGGCGACAAGCAAAATCAACCATTACGAAGGGAGGATTCCATCCATGAGCAGTGGAGCCGAGGCGGCCGATCAGGTCGTCAACATGAGTCTGCGGGGCATCGAGGTAATGGCCAAGATTTCCGGCGAAGGCGCTAA
- a CDS encoding PcfB family protein has product MAKISGEGAKHLAVYLFAALQGQKRTKGSTRLESLLRSGKELKVFAVKNEDLPTFCKEAKRYGVLYCALRDKKNVDGLCDVMVRAEDASKINRIVERFKLATVDTASIKSEIEKSRAGKQPVQHASEQGHEQALDQTQQRTAEQEIAAKGTTPEKSADDFLDELMQGNKSQQPTFPAHDQPNPTMATTEPPHPSEPTSGRSEASARGTIEQKAETVQRRPSIRELLREIREENRRAEKERRQLVKEPSLTQRSERNAGKAKTGKTKSNESRKRGKAK; this is encoded by the coding sequence ATGGCCAAGATTTCCGGCGAAGGCGCTAAGCATTTGGCCGTATATTTGTTTGCCGCCTTGCAGGGGCAGAAACGAACGAAAGGCAGCACTCGTTTGGAAAGCTTGCTTCGCAGCGGCAAGGAACTGAAAGTGTTTGCCGTTAAAAATGAGGACTTGCCTACGTTCTGCAAGGAAGCCAAACGATACGGAGTCCTGTACTGCGCCTTGCGAGACAAAAAGAATGTCGATGGATTGTGCGACGTGATGGTGCGGGCCGAGGACGCATCCAAAATTAACCGCATTGTCGAGCGCTTCAAACTGGCGACCGTGGATACGGCCAGCATTAAAAGCGAAATTGAAAAATCCCGCGCCGGAAAACAGCCCGTTCAACATGCGTCCGAGCAAGGTCATGAGCAAGCATTGGACCAAACTCAGCAGCGGACGGCGGAGCAAGAAATCGCGGCCAAGGGAACGACTCCGGAAAAGAGCGCCGACGATTTTTTGGACGAATTGATGCAAGGGAACAAATCACAGCAGCCAACGTTCCCGGCGCACGACCAACCAAACCCCACAATGGCGACGACGGAGCCGCCCCATCCGTCCGAGCCTACCTCCGGGCGCAGCGAAGCATCCGCAAGGGGTACGATTGAACAGAAAGCCGAGACCGTGCAGCGGCGGCCATCGATCCGTGAACTGCTGCGCGAGATTCGGGAAGAAAATAGGAGAGCGGAGAAAGAGCGGCGTCAGTTGGTCAAGGAACCGTCGCTGACCCAACGAAGCGAGCGAAATGCCGGTAAAGCGAAGACGGGGAAAACCAAATCCAACGAATCTCGAAAGCGAGGGAAAGCCAAATGA
- a CDS encoding ArdC-like ssDNA-binding domain-containing protein yields MNNLDDLFRQDAASRSSTNPSEQPFDKEAWAQKKQELRQWTYETIDAATSSIAQSGDEFQCYLDVQSRFDRYSVSNALLILAQRPEATRIADFDTWKEQGVFIRRKETGFYILEPGEEYRREDGSTGISYNPKKMFDIAQTTASQKREQPTYPDDRMRIKALVDRAPVPIVINDALLPEMHAIYQPDTRIIVIRRGLDAGDIFRSLAQELAHAELDRGDGRYSRSDSTFHAYCASYMLCKQFGVDTSSFRFHRVPEKLKDIEPQQIRTELMVMKDAAHDMARRMNRMLAQQRQQQRPEPAR; encoded by the coding sequence ATGAACAATCTGGACGATTTATTCCGTCAGGATGCAGCCAGTCGATCATCCACGAATCCGTCCGAACAACCGTTTGACAAGGAAGCCTGGGCACAAAAAAAGCAGGAACTTAGGCAATGGACTTATGAGACGATTGATGCCGCGACATCCTCCATTGCGCAAAGCGGCGATGAGTTTCAGTGTTATCTGGATGTGCAGAGCCGTTTCGATCGCTACAGCGTATCCAATGCGCTTCTGATTCTCGCGCAGCGGCCGGAGGCGACCCGCATCGCCGATTTTGATACATGGAAAGAACAAGGCGTATTTATTCGTCGCAAGGAAACCGGCTTTTACATTTTGGAGCCGGGTGAGGAGTACCGGAGGGAAGACGGCAGCACCGGCATTAGCTATAACCCCAAAAAGATGTTCGACATCGCACAAACGACGGCCAGCCAAAAGAGGGAACAGCCGACTTACCCGGACGACCGGATGCGTATCAAAGCGCTGGTGGATCGCGCCCCCGTCCCGATCGTCATTAACGATGCGCTGCTGCCGGAAATGCATGCAATATACCAGCCGGACACGAGAATTATTGTCATCCGCCGCGGCCTGGATGCCGGGGATATTTTCCGGTCGCTCGCGCAGGAGCTGGCGCATGCGGAACTGGATCGCGGCGATGGCCGTTACAGCCGTTCCGATTCTACGTTCCATGCATATTGCGCCTCCTATATGCTGTGCAAACAGTTCGGCGTAGACACGTCTTCTTTTCGTTTTCATCGAGTGCCGGAGAAGCTGAAGGACATCGAGCCGCAGCAAATTCGCACCGAACTGATGGTGATGAAGGATGCCGCGCATGACATGGCCCGCAGGATGAACCGGATGCTGGCGCAGCAGCGGCAACAACAGCGGCCGGAACCGGCAAGGTAA
- a CDS encoding glutamyl-tRNA amidotransferase yields the protein MLVLTGTVFVSTAYAEGDPMTTVNNLSTFIFGLIRAIGMIILGFGIVQIGLSLKSHDPSQRANGFLTLAGGIIITFTKEILTLIAG from the coding sequence ATGCTGGTCTTAACGGGAACCGTGTTCGTCTCCACCGCTTATGCCGAGGGCGACCCGATGACGACGGTCAATAATTTGTCCACCTTCATATTCGGCTTAATCCGGGCCATCGGCATGATCATACTCGGCTTCGGCATTGTCCAGATCGGATTGTCGCTCAAGTCTCATGACCCTTCCCAGCGGGCGAACGGGTTCCTGACGCTCGCCGGCGGGATTATCATCACCTTCACGAAGGAAATTCTTACCCTGATTGCCGGTTAA
- a CDS encoding helix-turn-helix domain-containing protein: MKHRKEPPGDKNIIGVRVVAIRKAKGMKQKEFLARLQTAGLDISPTSLSRLEGQYRLVQDYEVVAIAKALDVSVRELLGEESE, encoded by the coding sequence ATGAAACATCGAAAAGAACCGCCAGGCGACAAAAATATAATCGGCGTGAGAGTCGTTGCCATCCGCAAGGCAAAGGGGATGAAACAGAAGGAGTTTCTCGCCAGACTGCAAACGGCTGGCCTTGACATCAGTCCTACCAGTCTTTCGCGTCTGGAAGGGCAGTATCGGCTTGTCCAAGACTACGAAGTCGTGGCGATTGCCAAAGCGCTGGATGTTTCCGTCCGGGAATTGCTGGGCGAAGAATCGGAATGA
- a CDS encoding aspartyl-phosphate phosphatase Spo0E family protein, with product MTRLLGQLEEERRKLNELGKKSLDEGIPLFENEAVQAQSRKVDEWIVQWLQRKCGRKHQLR from the coding sequence ATGACACGTTTGCTTGGTCAATTGGAGGAGGAAAGAAGGAAGTTGAACGAACTCGGGAAAAAATCTCTTGATGAGGGGATTCCTCTGTTCGAGAATGAGGCGGTTCAGGCTCAAAGCCGGAAGGTGGACGAATGGATCGTCCAGTGGCTTCAAAGGAAGTGCGGACGAAAGCATCAGCTGCGCTAG
- a CDS encoding PrgI family protein: protein MEVKINREIRDYTESLFFGLSLRQFFFSVLAVGVAIALYFGLRGRFGLETLSWMCILGAAPCAALGFINYHGMTAEQLLWTYVKSEFLLPRRFVFYSTNIYVEALKKSMQYREQERMKRRD, encoded by the coding sequence ATGGAAGTGAAAATTAACCGGGAAATCCGGGATTATACCGAAAGCTTATTCTTTGGACTGTCCTTGCGGCAGTTCTTTTTTTCTGTGCTGGCTGTTGGCGTGGCGATCGCACTTTATTTTGGACTGCGCGGCCGCTTTGGTTTGGAAACGCTCAGTTGGATGTGCATATTGGGGGCCGCGCCTTGCGCAGCCTTGGGTTTCATCAATTATCACGGCATGACGGCCGAGCAGTTGCTTTGGACGTATGTGAAATCGGAATTTCTGTTGCCAAGGCGATTCGTCTTCTATTCGACCAACATCTACGTTGAAGCGCTGAAAAAGAGCATGCAGTATCGTGAGCAGGAAAGGATGAAGCGCCGTGATTAA